A window of Anaerolineales bacterium genomic DNA:
AGCGGGGCCCAGGGTCGATACGATCCGGAGCATTGGTGTACGTCGTACCGAGAGGCGATGCAGGTTGTGAACGAGGTCGCGCAAGAGGAAGCCAAGGTTCTGGCCCTGGGGCAGCCGTGGAGTGCCGAGATGTTCGCCCGGGAGGATCTCAGCGTCATGGTGCGAAGCTCAAGCTTGCCCAAGGCGGATTACATTGTTGTCTGCGCCTGGTACATGCGCCAGGACTGGGGGCCGCAGGGATTCCAGAAGATCTATGAGGTGCGGCGAGGCGAGGCCGTCTTTGCGGAGGTCTGGAGACGGATCGGTTCCGGAGAGGCGGAGGCAGAGAGTTGACCGTAGCGTCGGCGAGCATGCCTGACCGATCCGCGCCGTCGGTGATCTGCATCGACGCAGACCGCGGGCGGGTTTTCCGGCAGGGCGCTAGACCCGAGGATGAAGCACAATGAGTGAGGCGGATCTCTTCGCCGATGTGCGCCAGCGCATGGTCTCGGAGCAGATGTGCAGCCGGGACATTCGCTCGCCACGGGTGCTCCAGGCGATGCTCAAGGTCCCTCGCCACCGCTTCGTCCCCGAGGACGAACGCCACCTGGCCTACACCGATGCCCCACTACCCATCGGCCATCACCAGACGATCTCGCAACCGTACATTGTCGCCCTGATGACCCAGCTGTTGGACCTGCAGGGCGATGAGCGCGTGCTGGAGATCGGCACCGGGTCGGGCTACCAGGCGGCCGTGCTGGCGGCCCTGGCCGGGCTGGTCTACAGCGTCGAGCGCATCCCGGAGCTCCGCCTTCGGGCACAAGCGGTTCTGGCGGAGCTGGGACTGGGCAACGTGACGGTCGTGGAAGGCGATGGGACTCAGGGCCTGCCGGAGCACGCGCCGTATCAAGCCATTCTGGTGACAGCGGCCGCACCGGGCGTCCCGGAGCCCCTCAAGCGCCAGCTGGCCGAGGGCGGGCGGCTGGTGCTGCCGGTCGGCGGCCAGGATGGACAGATGCTCGAGCGCTGGCGCCGCCGCGGGGAGCGCTACGACCGGGAGCAAATTGCCCCGGTGGTGTTCGTGCCGCTGATCGGCCGGGACGGGTGGTCGTCGGAGCCCTGGTCGTTCTGCCGCTAGTCTGCCGAACCGAGGAGCAACGCATGCGGTCAACCCTGCAGCGGTCAGCCGTGACCGTGCTGGCACTCTCGGTCACCTTGCTGCCAGGCCTGAGCGGTTGCCGGGCAGGCGATCCACCAGTCGAGGCGCAGGCACCAGCCGCCCCCCAGGTCTTGTCGAGCCCTGCACCGGCCGAGCTCCTCTCACCTGCCGCCTCGCCGAGTCTGACGCCCGAGTCTTCCCCCACCCCGAGGCCGGTCCCGGCGCTTGGGCGGGTGTTCATCATCGTGCTGGAGAACCGGGAGTTCAGCCAGGTGGTGGGCAATGCCACGGCGCCGAATCTCCAACGCTGGATCGGCGAAGGTGGATCGCTGACCGAGTACTACGCCGTCGATCACCCTTCGTTCCCCAACTACCTGGCGCTGATCGCCGGCGATACTTTCGGGATCGACTACAACTGCGAAGACTGCTACCAACCAGGCCCTATGCTGGCCGACCAAGTGGAGGCGAGCGGCAGGGACTGGCGGGCCTACGTCGAAGGCATGCCCGAGCCATGCTTCGACCAGACCGTCGGGAACTACGCCAAGCGGCACAACCCTTTCGTGTACTTTGAAACCCTGCGCCGGGATCCCGATCGGTGCCAGGCCAAAGTCGTGCCCTTTCCGGCCTTCTGGGACGACCTCAACTCGAATCGTCTGCCGGATCTGGTCTGGCTGATTC
This region includes:
- a CDS encoding protein-L-isoaspartate(D-aspartate) O-methyltransferase, with the translated sequence MSEADLFADVRQRMVSEQMCSRDIRSPRVLQAMLKVPRHRFVPEDERHLAYTDAPLPIGHHQTISQPYIVALMTQLLDLQGDERVLEIGTGSGYQAAVLAALAGLVYSVERIPELRLRAQAVLAELGLGNVTVVEGDGTQGLPEHAPYQAILVTAAAPGVPEPLKRQLAEGGRLVLPVGGQDGQMLERWRRRGERYDREQIAPVVFVPLIGRDGWSSEPWSFCR
- a CDS encoding alkaline phosphatase family protein is translated as MRSTLQRSAVTVLALSVTLLPGLSGCRAGDPPVEAQAPAAPQVLSSPAPAELLSPAASPSLTPESSPTPRPVPALGRVFIIVLENREFSQVVGNATAPNLQRWIGEGGSLTEYYAVDHPSFPNYLALIAGDTFGIDYNCEDCYQPGPMLADQVEASGRDWRAYVEGMPEPCFDQTVGNYAKRHNPFVYFETLRRDPDRCQAKVVPFPAFWDDLNSNRLPDLVWLIPDICNGGHDCALSVSDAWLAEVVEAIRRSTAYSPDALIAILWEEGASDGGCCGLAEGGKVAVILLSPLLAPGAQDHTLYTHYSLLKTLEAGWGLDYLGHAADPETALIEAIWRAAP